From Strigops habroptila isolate Jane chromosome 1, bStrHab1.2.pri, whole genome shotgun sequence, a single genomic window includes:
- the EXOSC4 gene encoding exosome complex component RRP41, translating into MAAAELLSDEGFRADGRRPGEIRKVRARLGLFAQADGSAYIEQGNTKALAVVYGPHEVRGPRGRALPERAVLNCRFSLAAFSSAERRRPHGDRRSAELALLLQQSLEAAVLTQLFPRSQIDVYVQVLQADGGHCCAGTTAAALAVLDAGIPLRDMVCASSAALAEDTALADPSGAEEAAAGPGLSLALLPASGLLALLQLSARLPRERLEPALDAATAGCRALHHALDRELRQRLRESHGAT; encoded by the exons ATGGCGGCGGCGGAGCTGCTGTCGGACGAGGGGTTCCGCGCCGACGGGCGCCGGCCCGGGGAGATCCGGAAGGTGCGGGCCCGGCTCGGGCTGTTCGCGCAGGCTGACGGCTCCGCATACATCGAGCAGGGCAACACCAAGGCGCTGGCCGTGGTCTACGGCCCGCACGAG GTGCGCGGCCCCCGCGGGCGGGCGCTGCCGGAGCGCGCGGTGCTGAACTGCCGGTTCAGCCTGGCCGCGTTCAGCTcggcggagcggcggcggccgcaCGGGGACCGGCGCAGCGCGGAGCtggcgctgctgctgcagcagagcctcGAGGCCGCCGTCCTCACGCAGCTCTTCCCGCGCTCCCAGATCGACGTCTACGTGCAG GTGCTGCAGGCGGACGGGGGGCACTGCTGTGCCGGCACCAcggcggcggcgctggcggTGCTGGACGCGGGGATCCCGCTGCGGGACATGGTGTGCGCCAGCTCGGCCGCACTGGCCGAGGACACGGCGCTGGCGGACCCCAGCGGGGCcgaggaggcggcggcggggccggggctgtcGCTGGCGCTGCTGCCGGCCTCGGGGCTCCTGGcgctgctgcagctcagtgcaCGCCTGCCTCGCGAGCGCCTGGAGCCAGCGCTGGACGCGGCCACCGCGGGCTGCCGCGCACTGCACCACGCGCTGGACCGGGAGCTGCGGCAGCGCCTGCGTGAGAGCCACGGTGCCACCTGA